The genomic stretch CccacgaggaagaggagcagagacacGGACGCACTCAAAGACAACGTAGACGTGTAACGAAAGAATCGTGAGCAGATTAAGTCCGATCCAACAGTCTGAGGCTggatcagctgcagcctcgGGACTTTTCCTCTGTTCTGGAGAACGCCTGCacgatgatgtcacagctgcctgcacgatgacgtcacagctgcctgcacgatgacgtcacagctgcctgcacgatgacgtcacagctgcctgcacgatgatgtcacagctgcctgcacgatgtcacagctgcctgcacgatgatgtcacagctgcctgcacgatgacgtcacagctgcctgcacaatgatgtcacagctgcctgcacgaTGACGTCACAGCTGCCTTCACGATGacgtcacagctgcctgcacgaTGACGTCACACCTGCCTGCACGATGacgtcacagctgcctgcacgatgacgtcacagctgcctgcacgaTGATGTCACACCTGCCTGCACAATGacgtcacagctgcctgcacgatgacgtcacagctgcctgcacgatgacgtcacagctgcctgcacgatgacgtcacagctgcctgcacaatgatgtcacagctgcctgcacgatgatgtcacagctgcctgcacgatgatgtcacagctgcctgcacgaTGATGTCACACCTGCCTGCACAATGatgtcacagctgcctgcacgatgacgtcacagctgcctgcacgaTGATGTCACAGCCGTCTTCCCGACAACGTGCAGGATGCTGCACTGGTCAGATGCTGGATTACGCACAGATTCTTTGTGGGAAATGTGACACTGAGTGACGATGTGCTTCCACGACAGTGGACTCAGGACAAGAGTCACTGAGATGATCTAATGATCCTGGAccctgaattgaattgaattgaattgaattgaattgaattgaatcagctttattgccattgttcatgtaatacacagtattacacaaactaggaatttgtcttggtgtgacgctgcgacattcaacataaagaagaccacactagaataagataaataaaataaaataagacatatatacagtatatacataaatagtaagaaatagtgcaggtcaatgcaggagtgatgtgatgttcatgggtccggctggctgctgttcatggtgcttagtgatgagtcacttggtgttcagcagcctgatggcagaggggaagaagctgttcatgtagcgggaggttctggtccgaatggaccgtagtctcctgcctgaggggaggggggaaaacagtccgtgaccagggtgggaagggagggggggtcctcaTCCTGGACCCTCATCCTGGACCCTCATCCTGGGGTCGGCGGGGGCTGAGACAGCAGTGACCAATGTTGGCGTCACGGCGCCACCTGGGGGGCAGTCGAGCAGTTCGGTTGGTCCTGCTCTCGAGAGGTGGACAaaagggggtaaaagagtgggacaaagggggtaaaagagtggaacaaaagggggtaaaagagtgggacaaagggggtaaaagagtgggacaaaagggggtaaaagagtgggacaaaagggggtaaaagagtgggacaaaagggggtaaaagagtgggacaaagggggtaaaagagtgggacaaaaggcggtaaaagagtgggacaaaaggaggtaaaagagtgggacaaagagggtaaaagagtgggacaaatgggggtaaaagagtgggacaaaagggggtaaaagagtgggacaagggggtaaaagagtgggacaaagggggtaaaagagtgggacaaagggggtaaaagagtgggacaaaAGGGGCTAAAAGAGTGGGACaaagggggtaaaagagtgggacaaaagggggtaaaagagtgggacaaagggggtaaaagagtgggacaaaAGGGGGTAAAAGAGGTGGACAaaagggggtaaaagagtgggacaaagggggtaaaagagtgggacaaagggggtaaaagagtgggacaaaagggggtaaaagagtgggacaaaagggggtaaaagagtgggacaaagggggtaaaagagtgggacaaagggggtaaaagagtgggtgggggggagggggtaaaAGTAAAAGAGTGGGACAGaagggggtaaaagagtgggacaaagggggtaaaagagtgggacaaaggggggtaaaagagtgggacagaagggggtaaaagagtgggacaaagggggtaaaagagtgggacaGAAGGGGAAAGTGTTCTGTGTTTATTGCAGATAATTCCCAACCatcacatgcacacgtgcacgtcagcACTGCTCGGAAACCCTCAGGCCTGGAACCTGAGTGGATTTTAAGGAATATTAATCATTCCTCACCACCGCGTGAACTGCACAGCGctgcatttcctgtctgcccctgggggttaccatagcaacacaaGAAGGGCAGATACTGTAGTTTTATATGAGAAGACATTTAAATGATATGTTCCTGTCATGACCTGAAGCACGGGCACGCTTGTGTAACTGCAAACGCTACAATGCTACAATGCAAATGCTACAATGCTAACGCTACCAGCCTAAAACAGGACTGCAGAGGACGGAGGCCCCTCCCAGGACGAGCTTGGAGCAGCAGTTTCagatgtttgtgcacgtgtTGCTAAACCTGAGCAACGTTCCAACAAGGACCTGGTCAGAGCAGCTTATCCACTCAAATTTTACGGAGCAGTAAAAATGTTGCGTTTATCATTTTCCCATCTTTCATTTCTTACCTGGTCACAGGAggctccacccaccacccactcACCTGAGGGCCGTTCACAGATTTGACTCCACCtcacgtgcacgtttgtgctcTGAAGTACCTGCAGAAAATGCTAACTTCACCCAGAAAGATGGTCACCAGGAATTACACGCGTCCCCTTGGGCCGACCACTAGCTACAGCTTCCATGTGCAGTTGGCTAAACCTgaaccattgtgtgtgtgtgtgtgtgtgtgtgtgtgtgtgtgtgtgtctctattGATGCTTAAACCATCACATCTGTTCTGATGAGGCCCCATGACAGGCACCAAATGTAAAGCAGTCCCCAAAGATCAtgtaacacagacacacagacgaGAGACAGACGAGAGACAGACGAGAGacagacgacccccccccccacacacacacacacacacacacacacacagcaggggggATTATGACATTACAACCACTGTACCAGCAAAAGCTGAGGCGTCAGGTCCTGAAGCTCCGTGGTGAAGACGGGAAAAAGCAGCATCAGGAAGAGAACAGAGGTCTCCCAGAGGTGTCCCAGAGGTCTCCCAGAGGTGTCCCAGAGGTGTCCCAGAGGTGTCCCAGAGGTGTCCCAGGGGTGTCCCAGGGGTGTCCCAGAGGTGTCCCAGGGGTGTCCCAGAGGTGTCCCAGGGGTGTCCCAGAGGTGTCCCAGAGGTGTCCCAGGGGTGTCCCAGAGGTGTCCCAGAGGTCTCCCAGAGGTGTCCCAGAGGTCTCCCAGAGGTGTCCCAGAGGTGTCCCAGAGGTGTCCCAGGGGTGTCCCAGGGGTGTCCCAGGGGTGTCCCAGGGGTGTCCCAGAGGTGTCCCAGAGGTCTCCCAGAGGTGTCCCAGAGGTGTCCCAGAGGTGTCCCAGAGG from Takifugu flavidus isolate HTHZ2018 unplaced genomic scaffold, ASM371156v2 ctg141, whole genome shotgun sequence encodes the following:
- the LOC130519714 gene encoding uncharacterized protein LOC130519714 isoform X1 produces the protein MINWSDLLPQLVGPPRRWEASPSLVPGQLISIICHFLFSNLWDTSGRPLGHLWDTSGTPLGDLWDTSGTPLGHPWDTPGTPLGHLWDTSGTPLGDLWDTSGRPLGHLWDTPGTPLGHLWDTPGTPLGHPWDTSGTPLGHPWDTSGTPLGHLWDTSGRPLGHLWETSVLFLMLLFPVFTTELQDLTPQLLLVLQSTNVHVRWSQICERPSGPTELLDCPPGGAVTPTLVTAVSAPADPRMRVQDEGPG
- the LOC130519714 gene encoding uncharacterized protein LOC130519714 isoform X2; amino-acid sequence: MINWSDLLPQLVGPPRRWEASPSLVPGQLISIICHFLFSNLWDTSGRPLGHLWDTSGTPLGDLWDTSGTPLGHPWDTPGTPLGHLWDTSGTPLGDLWDTSGRPLGHLWDTPGTPLGHLWDTPGTPLGHPWDTSGTPLGHPWDTSGTPLGHLWDTSGRPLGHLWETSVLFLMLLFPVFTTELQDLTPQLLLDQPNCSTAPQVAP